Part of the Bacillus andreraoultii genome is shown below.
CCATCTATTGTTAAATTGACTATCAAAATAAATCCAGTAGATGCCGCAAAGGAATTTTTAACAAGTATATGCAAAACGATGGACATTGATATTCAAATTGAATCTAAAACGGATGGAAAACATGTACTTTTTCAAATAACAAGTGATAAAGCAGGTTTATTAATTGGAAAAAGAGGCCAAACATTAAATGCATTACAGTTACTAACTCAATTAGTTTTAAATAAAAATAGTGAAGAATATATGACCATTCGTTTAGATGCTGAAAATTATCGTGAAAAAAGAGAGGCTAGCTTAATTCAGTTAGCTAATCGAATCGCAGCAAGAGCAATAAGAGAGAATAAGGAAATTTCTCTTGAGCCAATGCCTTCATTTGAAAGGAAAGTCATTCATGCAGCATTAGCTACGAATAAACATATAAAAACGTATTCTGAAGGAACAGATCCACATCGGCATCTAGTCATTTCTCCAAAATAGCTTAATAGTAACTAAACTCAATAATAAATCGTTTAATCATTTAGCATTCCTTCCCCGTTTATAAATAGGAGGAAGGATTTTTTAATAAAGTAATAAGAAAGCTATGCCCTCTTAAAATGAAGAGATTCGGGCATAGCTTTTTCATTGCTCTGTTAGACGAAAGAACAATGATGGGAACGTTGTTTTTAAGATATCCACATGTTTACTATTGAAAAATAGCGTTTATAATTATTAAAATAATTGTTATCAACATGTGGATAAGATAAAATTAAGTGTATATGAGCATTTTGTTATAAAAATAAATCTATTTAAAGGTATATTGATGTAGTGATAAGGGTGAGTATAATAAAATAGATAAAATTGGAATAGGTGATGAAATTAAAATGGATATAGATACAATTGCGGCAATTTCTACGCCATTAGGAGAAGGGGCTATAGGAATCGTTCGTATATCTGGTCAAAACGCATTACCAATCATTGATAACATATTTAAAGGACCTTCGGGAAAAAAACTTCGAGAAGTTCCTTCACATACAATCCATTACGGACATATATTTGACCCAAAAGAGCAGAAGATTATCGAAGAAGTAATGGTGTCTGTTATGAAAGCACCTAAAACTTTTACTCGTGAAGATGTAGTTGAAATAAACTGCCATGGTGGCTTACTTTCGGTTAATCGGGTATTAGAATTAGTCTTAACCCATGGTGCTCGTTTAGCAGAGCCCGGTGAATTTACGAAAAGAGCATTTTTAAATGGCCGCATTGACTTATCGCAAGCGGAAGCAATTATGGATTTAATTCGCGCAAAAACGGATAAGGCGATGAATAATGCGATAGGTCAGTTAGAAGGACGACTATCTAAACAAATTCAAAAATTACGTGAAGAACTACTTGCTGTATTAGCACAAGTAGAAGTAAATATCGATTACCCGGAATACGATGATGTAGAGGAAATGACAAATAAACTTTTTGCTGAAAAAGCTTTGTATGTAAAAACAGAAATTAATAAGTTATTGGAAACAGCAAAACAGGGGAAAATATTAAGAGAGGGTATTCGAACGGTAATTATCGGTCGTCCGAATGTCGGTAAATCATCGTTATTAAATAGTTTTGCTCAAGAAAACAAAGCGATTGTTACAGACGTTCCAGGAACAACAAGGGATGTAATTGAAGAATATGTAAATGTTCGTGGAGTGCCTTTAAAATTAATTGATACAGCGGGTATTCGTGAAACAGAGGATCTTGTAGAAAAAATTGGGGTCGAACGCTCACGTAAAGTATTACAAGAGGCAGACTTAATTTTATTTCTTTTAAATAATAATGAACAATTAACCGATGAAGATCGAAATCTATTCGACACAATTAAAGGAATGGACGCCATTATCGTTATTAATAAAACGGACTTACATCAACAAATTGATTTAGAAGAAGTAGAAAGACGAGCTGAAGGCCGTAAAATCATTCATATTTCTGTCAAAGATGATCAAGGGATTGAAGACTTAGAGGAAACCATTGCGAATATGTACTTGTCCGGAAATATTGAAACCGATGATTTAACTTATGTATCGAACGCAAGACATATTAGTTTACTTCATCAGGCGCATCAATCTATTAGTGATGCACTTCAAGGGATAGAATCTGAAATGCCAGTAGATTTAGTTCAAATTGATATGACAAAAACATGGGAATTATTAGGGGAAATTATTGGTGAAACGGTCCATGATGAATTAATTAATAAATTATTTTCACAATTTTGTTTAGGAAAGTGATGTATTGGAGGTAGTTAAATGCAAACATATGAAGCGGGGAATTATGATGTAGTTGTCATTGGAGCTGGACATGCCGGTTGTGAGGCAGCTCTTGCTACAGCAAAGATGGGAGCAAAGACAGCGATCATTACAATTAGTCTTGATATGATTGCTTTCATGTATTGTAATCCATCGATTGGAGGACCGGCTAAAGGAATTGTTGTCCGGGAAATTGACGCATTAGGTGGAGCGATGGGGAAAGTAATTGATAAAACAGCCATTCAAATGCGCATGTTAAATACAGGAAAAGGGCCAGCTGTACGTGCTTTACGTGCTCAAGCTGATAAAGTATCCTATCAACAAGAAATGAAAAATATGTTAGAAAACGAACCGAATCTTGAACTAATCCAAGGGATGGTTGAGCAGCTAATTGTTGAGGACGGAGTTTGTACCGGAGTCATTACACATACGGGTGCCGTTTACCATGCGAAAACGGTCATTGTAACAACAGGTACATTTTTACGTGGAGAAATTATTATCGGTGAATTGAAATACTCAAGTGGTCCAAATAACCAACAACCATCGATAAAGTTGTCTGAAGATCTGGAAAAACTCGGGTTTGACTTAGTTCGTTTTAAAACAGGTACGCCACCACGAGTAAATGGAAAAACAATTGATTATACAAAGACAGAAATCCAACCAGGAGACGAAAAACCTCGGGCATTTTCTTATGAAACAACAGATTATATGATAGATCAGCTTCCTTGTTGGTTAACTTATACAAATGAAGAGACTCATAAAATCATTGACGCAAACTTACATCGAAGTCCAATGTTTTCAGGAATGATTAAAGGGAGAGGACCTAGATATTGCCCTTCAATTGAAGATAAAGTTGTCAGATTCCATGATAAACCACGTCATCAAATCTTTTTAGAACCTGAAGGAAGGAACACGGAAGAAGTTTACGTTCAAGGATTATCAACAAGCTTACCAGAAGAAGTTCAACATGAATTACTAAAAACAATTCCTGCGCTAAAAAATGTAAAAATGATGCGTACGGGTTATGCAATTGAATATGATGCCATTACTCCGACTCAATTATGGCCAACGTTAGAAACAAAAGCAGTAAAAAATCTTTATACAGCAGGTCAAATTAATGGAACGAGTGGATATGAGGAAGCTGCTGCACAAGGATTAATGGCTGGTATCAATGCTGGATTAAGGGCATTAGGAAAAGATAAAAAAGTGATTTTACAACGCTCAGATGCTTATATTGGGGTTTTAATTGATGATCTTGTTACGAAGGGGACAGTTGAACCTTATCGATTACTAACTTCAAGAGCAGAATATCGACTATTACTTCGACATGATAATGCTGACCTTCGTTTGACTGAGATTGGGTATGAATTAGGATTAATTAGTGAAGAACGTTATCAACAATTCCTTAATAAGAAGGAAAAAATTGAAAATGAAATGAAACGATTAAGTAAAATAAGAATTAAACCGAATGAAAAAACACAGGAACTTATTCGAAGTATTGGTGGTAGTGAATTAAAAGACGGGATTTTGGCAAGTGATCTACTCAGAAGGCCTGAAATTAAATATGAGCATATTAAATTACTAGCTCCAAGTGAAGTAGAATTGTCACATGAAATAGAGGAACAAGTAGAAATTCAAATAAAATATGAAGGATATATCGGTAAAGCATTACAACAAGTAGAACGACTTAAAAAGATGGAAGAAAAGAAAATTCCATTTGATATTGATTATGATGCAATAAGTGGTCTAGCAAATGAAGCGAGAGACAATTTGAAAAAAGTTCACCCTCTAACATTAGCTCAAGCATCAAGAATATCGGGAGTCAATCCGGCTGACATATCCATCTTATTAATTTATTTAGAACATGGTAAAATTGCGCGCGTATCGAATGATTAATCCGGTTTACAAAAAATGTTTCAGGTGGGATTTGTTGGGGTTCAACAAATTCCTTTCCTGTCTATAAAATCTAGTTAATAAATGCAAATTGCCAGAAAGAGTGAACATGATGAATCGTCAACAATTCCTAAATGAATTAGCTCAACTGAATATCACATTAGATGAAAACCAACTACAACAATTCGAGCAATATTATGAAACATTAATTGAATGGAATGAGAAAATTAATTTAACTGCAATAACAGAGAAAAGTGAAGTTTACTTAAAACACTTTTATGATTCACTGACAATTGTGAAACAGTTTCCTTTGTCATTTCAAGAAAAAATATCCGTTTGTGACGTTGGAGCGGGTGCTGGATTTCCAAGTATTCCGTTAAAAATTGCCTTTCCACAATTAAACGTAACGATTGTAGATTCATTGAAAAAACGGATAACTTTTTTAGAGGAACTAGCAACAGTACTGAAATTGGAGAATGTCCACTTTTACCATGATCGTGCTGAAACGTTTGGACAAAATCCACTTCACCGTGAAAAATATGACTTAGTTACAGCCCGTGGAGTCGCAAAAATGTCTGTCCTTAGTGAACTTTGTCTTCCGTTAGTTCGGAAGGGAGGATACTTTATTGCGTTAAAAGGGGCCAATGGAAAAGAAGAATTAGAAGAAGGGAAAAAAGCCATTTCAACACTTGGTGGGAAGATTAAAAACACGGAATTATTTAATTTACCAGTAGAAAATAGTGAGCGAACAATTATTCAAATAGAAAAAGTGAAACCAACATCAAAAAAATATCCAAGAAAACCAGGTTTACCAGCAAAAAATCCATTATAATAATAGAGGATACATAGCATAGTAATCTAAAAATTAAAAAATATGAAATTTTTAGCAGGAAATTGGTAGAAAAGGTAGAAATATGTATATAGTACATGCAGATAAATTTGATATGTTAAAATAATAACTGTAATTATAAATTTTTATATAACATATAAAAGGGGAACCCTCCTTATCGACAATGGATTGTATGAAATAAATTTTTTAGTAGCTGCGGAACTTTTTTCCAGTTTCTCGGATTAATTTTGTTTCCTCATGCCAAGGAGTTACCAAAAGGATGGTGTATACGAATGAAACATCCATTATCACGTATATTTGGGGTTACTGAGAAAGTTGATACAAATAAAGAGGAATTTAGCGAACAAGAGTCAATAGTAGAAGATAAGGAAGAGATTGTAAAAATACCACTTGATGAGATTATTCCGAATCGTTTTCAGCCGAGAACAATCTTTGATGAAGAGAAGATTGATGAATTGGCTCGGACGATCCACACGCATGGTATTATTCAGCCAATTGTTGTTAGACAGTTGGAGAACGGACAATATGAAATTATTGCTGGTGAGAGACGGTACCGGGCAATAAAAAAATTAGGCTGGGACACTGTACCTGCAATTATTAAAGAAATGAATGACAAACAAACGGCATCTATTGCCTTAATTGAAAATTTGCAGAGGGAAGAACTTACGCCAATTGAGGAGGCATTGGCTTACAATCAATTAATTGAAATCCATGAACTAACTCAAGAAGCTTTAGCACAGCGTTTAGGTAAAAGCCAATCGACTGTTGCTAATAAGTTAAGACTATTAAAATTGCCACAACAATTACAAGAAGCATTGTTAACAAAGGCAATTACAGAGAGACATGCTAGAGCATTAATGCCATTAAAAGATGAAGAAAAACAATTAAAAGTTTTAAACGAAATTATTGAAAAAAATTTAAATGTCAAACAAACCGAAGAACGTGTAAATAAATTACTGTCTAATGAAACAAAAAAGAGACCGAAGCGAATATCATTTAGTAAAGATGTCCGTATTGCGGTCAATACAATTAGACAATCATTACAAATGGTTAATAAGAGTGGAATTAGTGTTGACTCAGAAGAAGAAGAACTCGATGATTTTTATCAAATTACCATTCGAATCCCTAAAAAGAAATCCTAACTTTTATTTACTAGATTACTAGTAAGGTAGACTTGAAACTTGCTTGAAAGATAAAATACGAGAGTACATGTTAAAGGCTGTGAAGAACAGTCTTTTTTTTCATGAGATTGATATTTTATGTTGGATGAAATTTACAATTGCAGTAAATCGACTGGTATACACATTGAAAATATCATTTACACATGTAAATTTGTTTAATTAAAAAGTTTTTTTCTTGTTTTCATGTTA
Proteins encoded:
- the jag gene encoding RNA-binding cell elongation regulator Jag/EloR, with protein sequence MREITATGQSVEEAIQSGLAQLHVTKEQVEINIIDEGKKGIFGIFGTRPSIVKLTIKINPVDAAKEFLTSICKTMDIDIQIESKTDGKHVLFQITSDKAGLLIGKRGQTLNALQLLTQLVLNKNSEEYMTIRLDAENYREKREASLIQLANRIAARAIRENKEISLEPMPSFERKVIHAALATNKHIKTYSEGTDPHRHLVISPK
- the mnmE gene encoding tRNA uridine-5-carboxymethylaminomethyl(34) synthesis GTPase MnmE; amino-acid sequence: MDIDTIAAISTPLGEGAIGIVRISGQNALPIIDNIFKGPSGKKLREVPSHTIHYGHIFDPKEQKIIEEVMVSVMKAPKTFTREDVVEINCHGGLLSVNRVLELVLTHGARLAEPGEFTKRAFLNGRIDLSQAEAIMDLIRAKTDKAMNNAIGQLEGRLSKQIQKLREELLAVLAQVEVNIDYPEYDDVEEMTNKLFAEKALYVKTEINKLLETAKQGKILREGIRTVIIGRPNVGKSSLLNSFAQENKAIVTDVPGTTRDVIEEYVNVRGVPLKLIDTAGIRETEDLVEKIGVERSRKVLQEADLILFLLNNNEQLTDEDRNLFDTIKGMDAIIVINKTDLHQQIDLEEVERRAEGRKIIHISVKDDQGIEDLEETIANMYLSGNIETDDLTYVSNARHISLLHQAHQSISDALQGIESEMPVDLVQIDMTKTWELLGEIIGETVHDELINKLFSQFCLGK
- the mnmG gene encoding tRNA uridine-5-carboxymethylaminomethyl(34) synthesis enzyme MnmG; this encodes MQTYEAGNYDVVVIGAGHAGCEAALATAKMGAKTAIITISLDMIAFMYCNPSIGGPAKGIVVREIDALGGAMGKVIDKTAIQMRMLNTGKGPAVRALRAQADKVSYQQEMKNMLENEPNLELIQGMVEQLIVEDGVCTGVITHTGAVYHAKTVIVTTGTFLRGEIIIGELKYSSGPNNQQPSIKLSEDLEKLGFDLVRFKTGTPPRVNGKTIDYTKTEIQPGDEKPRAFSYETTDYMIDQLPCWLTYTNEETHKIIDANLHRSPMFSGMIKGRGPRYCPSIEDKVVRFHDKPRHQIFLEPEGRNTEEVYVQGLSTSLPEEVQHELLKTIPALKNVKMMRTGYAIEYDAITPTQLWPTLETKAVKNLYTAGQINGTSGYEEAAAQGLMAGINAGLRALGKDKKVILQRSDAYIGVLIDDLVTKGTVEPYRLLTSRAEYRLLLRHDNADLRLTEIGYELGLISEERYQQFLNKKEKIENEMKRLSKIRIKPNEKTQELIRSIGGSELKDGILASDLLRRPEIKYEHIKLLAPSEVELSHEIEEQVEIQIKYEGYIGKALQQVERLKKMEEKKIPFDIDYDAISGLANEARDNLKKVHPLTLAQASRISGVNPADISILLIYLEHGKIARVSND
- the rsmG gene encoding 16S rRNA (guanine(527)-N(7))-methyltransferase RsmG translates to MNRQQFLNELAQLNITLDENQLQQFEQYYETLIEWNEKINLTAITEKSEVYLKHFYDSLTIVKQFPLSFQEKISVCDVGAGAGFPSIPLKIAFPQLNVTIVDSLKKRITFLEELATVLKLENVHFYHDRAETFGQNPLHREKYDLVTARGVAKMSVLSELCLPLVRKGGYFIALKGANGKEELEEGKKAISTLGGKIKNTELFNLPVENSERTIIQIEKVKPTSKKYPRKPGLPAKNPL
- the noc gene encoding nucleoid occlusion protein — its product is MKHPLSRIFGVTEKVDTNKEEFSEQESIVEDKEEIVKIPLDEIIPNRFQPRTIFDEEKIDELARTIHTHGIIQPIVVRQLENGQYEIIAGERRYRAIKKLGWDTVPAIIKEMNDKQTASIALIENLQREELTPIEEALAYNQLIEIHELTQEALAQRLGKSQSTVANKLRLLKLPQQLQEALLTKAITERHARALMPLKDEEKQLKVLNEIIEKNLNVKQTEERVNKLLSNETKKRPKRISFSKDVRIAVNTIRQSLQMVNKSGISVDSEEEELDDFYQITIRIPKKKS